A single window of Diachasmimorpha longicaudata isolate KC_UGA_2023 chromosome 12, iyDiaLong2, whole genome shotgun sequence DNA harbors:
- the LOC135168216 gene encoding N-acetyltransferase family 8 member 3-like, with product MSHVVVIRGYKPGDELHCRDMIKDVIMASFTTAFIANLLKEATFQLMLLCAAIMFIFFGLPLSVCLLVIPIVVVIIYAGTYLGFVMIAAEANQEITNVPRMYMSNAFSCFWVAEAFQPHLMMRSPKDYHYTVMTEKQFREGNVDVSSLARKIVGTVGLLKSYKVHKGAWIKRLYVEEKYRRKGIGTLLLSTALHFAINEGYSCADLLVSEYAEGGRELCSKSGFDLKQMYHRQVVGPMVNYLLYELTYQIKDENDYCSRGDTKSMLKML from the exons ATGAGTCACGTGGTGGTAATAAGGGGCTACAAGCCTGGAGATGAATTACACTGTCGTGATATGATAAAAGACGTTATTATGGCATCCTTCACGACTGCTTTCATCGCCAATTTGTTGAAGGAAGCAACATTTCAATTGATGCTTCTTTGTGCTGCTATCATGTTCATATTTTTTGGACTACCTTTGTCCGTTTGTTTACTCGTCATACCAATTGTTGTAGTTATCATTTATGCTGGAACTTATCTTGGCTTTGTTATGATTGCCGCCGAGGCTAATCAAGAGATAACCAACGTGCCCAG AATGTACATGTCCAATGCATTTTCCTGCTTCTGGGTAGCAGAAGCTTTTCAACCGCATCTGATGATGAGGTCCCCGAAAGACTACCATTACACAGTGATGACTGAGAAACAATTTCGCGAGGGAAACGTCGATGTATCCTCGCTGGCGAGAAAAATAGTGGGCACAGTGGGGCTCTTAAAGAGCTACAAGGTCCATAAAGGGGCCTGGATAAAGCGTCTGTACGTCGAGGAAAAATATCGGAGAAAAGGAATTGGGACTTTGCTGCTGAGCACTGCTCTGCATTTTGCTATTAACGAGGGCTACAGCTGTGCAGACCTTCTGGTGTCTGAGTACGCCGAGGGAGGACGAGAGCTTTGCTCCAAGAGTGGCTTCGACCTGAAGCAGATGTACCACAGACAGGTCGTTGGGCCGATGGTCAATTATCTGCTGTATGAGCTGACGTATCAGATTAAAGACGAAAACGATTACTGCAGTCGAGGGGATACGAAGAGTATGTTGAAGATGCTGTAA
- the LOC135168213 gene encoding uncharacterized protein LOC135168213 isoform X1, with protein sequence MSNLPPTYVEGFHDLEAVKAMEYRPLGKTGLMVSELSFGGGPLGCHYGEYDEEEAIATIREALRKGINYIDTAPWYGQGRSERTIGRALEGIPRKAYYIATKVGRYSLDFENMFDFTAQRTRKSVEDSLKLLQLDYVDVLQVHDVEFAPSLDIIITQTLPEISRQVSQGRARFIGITGYPVSVLKECIDKSNINISVILSYARYTLIDDTLLQYIPFFQDHNIGIINASAPCMGLLVNTPPPDWHPASEETKKQCYQAVQYCNDHDLKLARLAVWYAMQHSDIATNLIGMQNLEQLRMNLDIVYNGITDEEKTALDEVVKRFLMKVKGSHWENKEIKAYRAALGM encoded by the exons AT GTCTAATTTACCACCGACATATGTGGAGGGTTTCCACGACCTGGAGGCTGTCAAAGCCATGGAGTACAGGCCTCTGGGGAAGACAGGTCTGATGGTCAGCGAGTTATCATTCGGAGGAGGTCCTCTGGGTTGTCATTATGG GGAGTACGATGAAGAGGAGGCTATTGCTACCATTCGTGAGGCCCTTCGGAAGGGAATTAATTATATCGACACGGCCCCCTGGTATGGCCAAGGTCGATCAGAAAGAACCATTGGAAGA GCCCTCGAAGGAATTCCCAGAAAGGCCTATTACATCGCGACAAAAGTCGGAAGATATTCATTGGATTTCGAAAATATGTTCGACTTCACCGCTCAGAGAACACGAAAAAGTGTTGAAGACAGTCTGAAACTCCTTCAGCTCGATTACGTCGATGTTTTACAA GTTCACGATGTGGAATTCGCTCCATCCCTGGACATCATCATAACTCAAACACTGCCGGAGATATCACGTCAGGTCAGCCAGGGAAGAGCCAGATTCATCGGCATCACGGGATATCCAGTTTCTGTTTTGAAAGAGTGCATTGATAAGAGCAATATTAACATATCTGTGATATTATCGTATGCCAGGTATACACTCATCGACGATACTCTCCTCCAGTACATCCCATTTTTCCAG GACCACAATATAGGAATAATAAATGCATCAGCTCCCTGTATGGGCCTTCTGGTGAATACACCGCCCCCAGACTGGCACCCAGCGAGTGAGGAAACTAAAAAACAATGTTATCAGGCTGTTCAATACTGCAACGATCACGATTTAAAACTCGCGAGATTGGCTGTTTGGTACGCAATGCAGCACTCAGACATTGCGACTAATCTCATTGGAATGCAGAACTTGGAGCAGTTGCGAATGAACTTGGATATAGTGTACAATGGCATTACAGATGAGGAGAAAACAGCACTGGATGAAGTTGTGAAGAG ATTCTTAATGAAGGTCAAAGGTTCTCACTGGGAGAATAAAGAGATAAAGGCGTACAGAGCAGCTCTaggaatgtaa
- the LOC135168213 gene encoding uncharacterized protein LOC135168213 isoform X2 — protein sequence MSNLPPTYVEGFHDLEAVKAMEYRPLGKTGLMVSELSFGGGPLGCHYGEYDEEEAIATIREALRKGINYIDTAPWYGQGRSERTIGRALEGIPRKAYYIATKVGRYSLDFENMFDFTAQRTRKSVEDSLKLLQLDYVDVLQVHDVEFAPSLDIIITQTLPEISRQVSQGRARFIGITGYPVSVLKECIDKSNINISVILSYARYTLIDDTLLQYIPFFQDHNIGIINASAPCMGLLVNTPPPDWHPASEETKKQCYQAVQYCNDHDLKLARLAVWYAMQHSDIATNLIGMQNLEQLRMNLDIVYNGITDEEKTALDEVVKRFRDIYQKLVNSQKCLSRFGTPLLN from the exons AT GTCTAATTTACCACCGACATATGTGGAGGGTTTCCACGACCTGGAGGCTGTCAAAGCCATGGAGTACAGGCCTCTGGGGAAGACAGGTCTGATGGTCAGCGAGTTATCATTCGGAGGAGGTCCTCTGGGTTGTCATTATGG GGAGTACGATGAAGAGGAGGCTATTGCTACCATTCGTGAGGCCCTTCGGAAGGGAATTAATTATATCGACACGGCCCCCTGGTATGGCCAAGGTCGATCAGAAAGAACCATTGGAAGA GCCCTCGAAGGAATTCCCAGAAAGGCCTATTACATCGCGACAAAAGTCGGAAGATATTCATTGGATTTCGAAAATATGTTCGACTTCACCGCTCAGAGAACACGAAAAAGTGTTGAAGACAGTCTGAAACTCCTTCAGCTCGATTACGTCGATGTTTTACAA GTTCACGATGTGGAATTCGCTCCATCCCTGGACATCATCATAACTCAAACACTGCCGGAGATATCACGTCAGGTCAGCCAGGGAAGAGCCAGATTCATCGGCATCACGGGATATCCAGTTTCTGTTTTGAAAGAGTGCATTGATAAGAGCAATATTAACATATCTGTGATATTATCGTATGCCAGGTATACACTCATCGACGATACTCTCCTCCAGTACATCCCATTTTTCCAG GACCACAATATAGGAATAATAAATGCATCAGCTCCCTGTATGGGCCTTCTGGTGAATACACCGCCCCCAGACTGGCACCCAGCGAGTGAGGAAACTAAAAAACAATGTTATCAGGCTGTTCAATACTGCAACGATCACGATTTAAAACTCGCGAGATTGGCTGTTTGGTACGCAATGCAGCACTCAGACATTGCGACTAATCTCATTGGAATGCAGAACTTGGAGCAGTTGCGAATGAACTTGGATATAGTGTACAATGGCATTACAGATGAGGAGAAAACAGCACTGGATGAAGTTGTGAAGAG attccgtgatatttatcaaaaactggtcaatagtcAAAAGTGTTTATCTCGATTCGGGACTCCGCTACTGAACTGA